Proteins encoded within one genomic window of Verrucomicrobiales bacterium:
- a CDS encoding right-handed parallel beta-helix repeat-containing protein: MGALPGWTLSSELVEDFGAVGDGVTYSHVPIQEAINAAGVGGTVYFTSNMVYNLGQRLIAMSGQTWLGFGATLRRCDSIQTRLTEDAPIGSKTLKVADGSLFEVGMEITPIRGPAMGDGEAPFDVEHKIVGINGNVLTMMYELGQSYSAGDLVVTIHPLVELPAESEGIKLQGVRFDGNYDKNNFHHAWQVGQLIVFRGVGQSVENCSFENSWGDAINLGGVNSRIVGNRFTGAGGAAIHLSSASLMSISNNYFADLCRASALALHTEGAVTVSQQNQGILLFNNTFTNINGLMVGYIDPTGNRDMTIEHNEAIDCKGLTDIIFYHEDFMPGFGLSVNVVFRHNRASNVGLTWVRNYLDSKLEQITFSDNVIANGYLIVEGVSGASVVNNTFTMVSPEIYGDNTTSPSESAGLVTLRSCDNVRVSGNTLVGGRKGMVIQNWSAVAISNVVVTGNTVQGADIHALEVGERVRLREDTSRSDFGGLTIDGNTFRSSNSGPTDNLGWLGRKVAFSNNYLESLAGGLEVLGGGALLSDHTRVFGNTFFVATQPLLIPLPATLTNLTIVSNVWSSALQAAFYEDSGSVIQANSGLLRDLPPQSIHAGGQLSLSLSPGHILSPPGTLRYSLQSPVSDGLSLDPSRGVLSWLPGPDQSGTTNVISVTIEHAEFPDELNLTRSFTIVVRPEIRLEPRLLPDGRLRVTVSGNEGVPFLVQVSTNLIDWSTLSSAEMETSSDSFTDLNPERLPVRFYRILVSP; encoded by the coding sequence ATGGGCGCTCTTCCGGGTTGGACGCTGTCTTCAGAATTGGTGGAAGACTTTGGCGCGGTCGGAGACGGCGTCACGTACTCGCACGTCCCCATCCAGGAAGCCATCAACGCTGCCGGTGTCGGCGGAACCGTCTATTTCACCAGCAACATGGTCTACAACCTTGGTCAAAGGTTGATCGCTATGTCCGGCCAAACTTGGCTGGGGTTCGGCGCCACACTCCGTCGGTGTGACTCTATCCAGACCAGGCTGACCGAGGATGCTCCTATCGGGAGCAAGACCCTGAAGGTGGCTGACGGGTCCTTGTTCGAGGTGGGAATGGAAATCACGCCCATCCGAGGGCCGGCTATGGGGGACGGTGAGGCTCCCTTCGACGTCGAGCACAAGATCGTCGGAATCAATGGCAATGTGCTGACCATGATGTATGAACTCGGCCAATCGTATTCGGCCGGAGACCTGGTGGTGACGATTCATCCGTTGGTGGAGCTGCCGGCCGAAAGCGAAGGAATCAAACTTCAGGGAGTACGATTCGATGGAAATTACGACAAAAACAATTTCCACCATGCTTGGCAGGTCGGACAGCTGATTGTGTTTCGGGGGGTAGGTCAGAGTGTCGAGAACTGTTCCTTCGAGAATAGTTGGGGCGATGCCATTAATTTGGGAGGGGTGAATTCCAGGATTGTGGGCAATCGGTTCACCGGCGCGGGCGGCGCGGCGATTCATCTCAGCAGCGCTTCCCTGATGAGCATCAGCAACAATTACTTTGCCGACCTCTGCCGCGCTTCAGCACTCGCTCTGCATACGGAAGGTGCAGTGACGGTTTCCCAGCAAAACCAGGGAATCCTGCTCTTTAACAACACCTTCACCAATATCAATGGGCTCATGGTTGGCTACATCGATCCCACCGGGAATCGCGACATGACGATTGAGCACAACGAGGCCATCGATTGCAAAGGCCTTACCGACATTATTTTCTACCACGAAGACTTCATGCCTGGCTTTGGGCTTTCGGTGAATGTCGTTTTCCGCCACAATCGGGCTTCTAACGTGGGTTTGACCTGGGTACGGAACTACCTGGACAGCAAACTCGAGCAGATCACTTTTTCGGACAACGTGATCGCCAATGGCTATTTGATCGTGGAAGGGGTCAGTGGTGCCAGCGTGGTCAATAACACATTTACCATGGTTTCCCCTGAGATTTATGGGGACAACACCACGTCGCCCAGCGAGTCTGCGGGATTGGTCACACTCAGGTCTTGTGACAACGTCCGTGTTTCCGGGAATACATTGGTGGGCGGGCGAAAGGGAATGGTCATTCAGAATTGGAGTGCGGTGGCCATCAGCAATGTAGTCGTGACCGGGAACACGGTGCAAGGTGCCGACATTCACGCACTGGAAGTGGGGGAGCGGGTGCGATTGCGAGAGGACACCAGCCGCAGCGACTTTGGGGGTCTGACGATCGATGGCAACACGTTTAGAAGCTCCAACTCTGGCCCTACTGATAATCTGGGTTGGCTGGGACGAAAAGTGGCTTTCTCCAACAACTACCTAGAATCGCTAGCCGGAGGCCTGGAGGTCCTGGGAGGTGGAGCGCTCCTCTCCGACCATACGCGTGTTTTCGGAAATACCTTTTTCGTCGCTACCCAACCCTTGCTGATTCCGCTGCCAGCGACGTTGACCAATTTGACCATCGTCAGCAACGTTTGGTCCAGCGCGCTTCAGGCTGCTTTCTACGAGGACAGCGGGAGTGTGATCCAAGCCAACTCCGGCCTGCTGCGGGATCTGCCGCCTCAGTCCATACATGCAGGTGGGCAGCTGAGCTTGAGCCTGTCCCCAGGCCATATCCTCTCGCCCCCAGGAACGTTGCGCTATTCTCTCCAGTCCCCGGTGTCCGATGGACTCTCGTTAGACCCGAGCCGGGGTGTCTTGTCGTGGCTGCCAGGGCCGGATCAGAGCGGCACGACCAACGTCATTTCCGTGACGATCGAGCATGCGGAATTCCCGGATGAGCTGAATTTGACGCGATCGTTCACGATCGTCGTGAGGCCTGAAATCCGGTTGGAGCCTCGACTGCTGCCGGACGGCAGACTTCGGGTGACAGTGAGCGGTAATGAGGGTGTGCCCTTTCTGGTTCAGGTCTCAACCAACCTGATCGACTGGAGCACCTTGTCGAGCGCAGAGATGGAAACGTCCTCGGACTCGTTCACCGATCTCAACCCGGAACGGCTGCCGGTTCGTTTTTACCGAATTCTCGTCTCGCCCTGA
- a CDS encoding PAS domain S-box protein, with the protein MRTNRVKSRRTGWWWLAFCVWCHTTLSTSHGAAQQQEANEGQKWRMLSFAQDARLAGQNVFHIDFQRRHQPGTVDKVWLATSGGLQEYDGYNWRQHGVAQGLPSDFVRCLLVTRQGDLWVGTDRGSGVYDGQTFRTEGSETNLAGPSVRRMVEDVDGTLWFCSDPWPSSARSGGLTSLRNGQWRRFTTQDGLPSDYVVNYFRDSSNRQWVVTKDGVAQWSGSNWVTTITPAPDRDSFSSGCFAEVPGRPLMFSAGVDVYLLLNSEWKLQPTPAKPSHHQHGICATRDGKILSSVSTSPGRKAIGEWTGSEWVIRSAEFDLPQGYNEDLREAPDGNVWVVGFETVICWTRYDQWDMFHQIPPPKLVEPPNRMWFGRDRQGVLPALTPVRFENGRWDRLESPYDDLAIDSTGSVWGWSSNRVTRWNGSNVVHFTETHTGLRTIQAGRGAETGGYWLIGLDRDGQPSTARFLDGRWSQFALPTRDGTFSEAGLAARQDSLWMLWRPFAQTNAVIFQLGTGRTATLDVPREILSEFHHGLHVSRDGSSLWLYGDNGLYRMRLGTPTWEPVAGLPGRTVVGLVEREGEIWVGCTGATGGTVGLARYREGQWKTFPTRSVSNISLAPDLTLLVGGKSCLTVVENHRDALPLEIELPEDIRADGVIKDHRGAYWAGNDEILLRFHPDRVPPETRLSGVVTNLLEGGSLTLRVEAVERFRPLNHRSDHSFSWRVDNQEWSPFRQSPERQIEVPPLPLGTHTLTVRAQDGGGDIDPTPAVFHFIVYSLPWQSRSWFLWTVASVVLLLASFAFVAIRARRELASYTLTLEQRVAERTAALEADLIERRRAEAALRESEERWQFALEGSGDGLWDWNAQNNEVHFSSRWKSMLGYADHEISHHLEEWDTRVHPEDKARVLATLRAHLDARIPLYVSEHRLRCKDGSYKWILDRGKVMTRSQDGRPIRVIGTHSDISDRKRVEAALLESEQRLNATLDSLMEGCQIIGFDWTYIYVNRVAAQQGRRSREELIGRKITDIYPEVERTSLYSALKQCLVERISQRIENVFTYADGSSAIFDLEIRPVADGLFIHSIDVTARRRAEQERERLVLLVEHSADFIATAALNGQLTYLNPAGRRMIGFGETEDIRTLNFADYVPDRWRSWFTDTIVPLVREKGVWDGEMQLFHLQTKQLIDISRSMFLVRNRETGEPIGFATVTRDVTARRASEKALLESEERFAKAFQANPAIIAISTYPEGRYVDVNQAFTELLGFSRDEVIGQTAMELGVWSIPAQRLAITEALEARQPVRGAECQLRSKSGALLTVLASVEQIELSGKRCLLFINHDITDRKSSERMVQETQSRFQQLAENIREVFWLTNADKTQMLYVSPGYERIWGRSCESLYQSPGSWLEAIHIDDRERVGNSLAQNQSQGTYDIEYRILRPDGSVRWIHDRAFPVKADSGAIYRIAGIAEDVTDRRQLEAQFRQAQKMEALGTLSGGIAHDFNNILGAIFGNVHLATLDLDANHPASASLNEIQRAANRARDLVRQILAFSRQQPKSRQNIPLGPVIQEAVGLLRASLPAGIELIKTLDPTAPSVFADATQIHQIVLNLCTNAWHAIGEGPGRIEIRLQSVKIEGRDPAPSPDLHRGVYACLSIIDNGHGMDASTLDRIFEPFFTTKEPGRGTGLGLSVVHGIVKSHDGVIRVFSQPGQGTAFHLYFPGVGAESGGPALAARSLRRGAGERILYLDDEQPLVDLAVKMLHRLGYEADGYTDPGTALRAFKANPEFYQLVITDLHMPGISGIEFIQAIRKLHPTIPIMLSSGHLTDDVVARVHNLGVTRLLHKPNTLDDFSGCLHELLHQRQP; encoded by the coding sequence ATGCGAACAAACCGAGTCAAGTCGCGGCGAACGGGGTGGTGGTGGCTGGCTTTCTGCGTGTGGTGTCACACAACGCTTTCCACTTCCCACGGTGCGGCACAACAACAAGAGGCGAACGAGGGGCAGAAATGGCGGATGCTTTCCTTCGCGCAGGACGCGCGACTGGCGGGGCAGAACGTTTTCCACATCGACTTTCAAAGAAGACACCAGCCTGGAACCGTAGACAAGGTCTGGCTGGCGACTTCAGGTGGATTACAAGAATACGATGGCTACAACTGGCGCCAGCATGGCGTCGCACAGGGGTTGCCCAGCGACTTCGTTCGTTGCTTACTCGTCACCCGCCAGGGAGATCTGTGGGTCGGGACCGATCGGGGCTCGGGTGTTTATGATGGCCAGACATTTCGCACCGAGGGTTCTGAAACCAACCTCGCCGGCCCCAGCGTCCGACGCATGGTCGAGGACGTGGATGGGACGCTCTGGTTCTGCAGCGATCCATGGCCCAGTTCCGCGCGCAGCGGCGGACTGACGTCGCTTCGGAATGGTCAGTGGCGCCGCTTCACCACGCAGGATGGGCTGCCGAGTGATTACGTGGTGAATTATTTTCGTGACTCCTCCAACCGCCAGTGGGTGGTGACCAAGGACGGAGTGGCCCAGTGGAGCGGATCCAATTGGGTAACCACCATTACGCCGGCACCCGACAGGGATAGTTTTTCGTCCGGCTGCTTCGCAGAAGTCCCCGGCCGTCCCTTGATGTTCTCCGCGGGCGTCGATGTCTACCTGCTGCTCAACAGTGAGTGGAAGCTCCAACCGACCCCGGCGAAACCCTCGCATCACCAACATGGCATCTGCGCTACTCGTGACGGGAAGATCCTGAGCAGCGTCTCCACAAGTCCCGGACGCAAAGCGATCGGTGAATGGACTGGTTCGGAGTGGGTCATCCGATCTGCCGAATTTGATCTCCCACAGGGTTACAATGAGGACCTTCGCGAAGCTCCGGACGGGAATGTCTGGGTGGTGGGTTTCGAAACGGTGATCTGTTGGACGCGTTACGATCAGTGGGACATGTTTCACCAAATTCCTCCTCCGAAGTTGGTTGAACCACCCAACCGGATGTGGTTCGGAAGGGATCGCCAGGGCGTGTTGCCCGCGTTGACCCCTGTCCGCTTTGAGAACGGTCGGTGGGATCGCCTGGAGTCACCTTACGACGATCTGGCGATCGACAGCACAGGCTCGGTTTGGGGCTGGTCCTCCAACCGGGTGACGCGTTGGAACGGATCCAATGTGGTGCATTTCACCGAGACCCACACCGGGCTGCGAACGATTCAAGCCGGAAGAGGTGCTGAAACCGGCGGGTACTGGCTGATTGGGCTGGATCGGGATGGCCAGCCATCGACCGCCCGTTTCCTCGATGGCCGTTGGTCGCAATTCGCCCTACCCACCAGAGATGGAACGTTTTCAGAAGCTGGCCTGGCAGCGAGGCAGGACAGCCTCTGGATGCTCTGGCGTCCGTTTGCCCAGACCAACGCCGTCATCTTCCAACTTGGGACAGGTAGGACGGCCACTCTGGATGTGCCGCGCGAAATCCTGAGCGAGTTCCATCACGGCCTGCATGTGAGCCGCGATGGCTCCAGCCTCTGGTTATATGGCGACAATGGCTTGTATCGAATGCGGCTGGGCACCCCAACATGGGAACCCGTCGCCGGGCTTCCTGGTCGGACCGTCGTTGGCTTGGTGGAACGGGAAGGGGAGATTTGGGTGGGGTGCACCGGGGCAACCGGCGGAACCGTTGGGTTGGCACGTTATCGTGAAGGCCAATGGAAAACATTCCCAACCCGTTCCGTTAGCAACATCTCACTGGCTCCAGATCTGACCCTGTTGGTGGGCGGCAAGTCCTGTTTGACGGTGGTCGAAAATCATCGAGATGCCCTGCCGCTCGAAATCGAACTTCCCGAGGACATCCGCGCTGACGGAGTGATCAAAGACCATCGTGGTGCCTATTGGGCAGGCAACGATGAGATTCTGCTACGGTTTCATCCTGATCGTGTTCCCCCTGAAACACGGCTGTCAGGGGTGGTCACCAACCTTCTGGAAGGAGGAAGCCTCACCCTGCGCGTGGAGGCCGTGGAACGGTTCCGCCCGTTAAACCATCGCTCGGATCATTCATTTTCGTGGCGGGTGGACAATCAGGAGTGGAGCCCGTTTCGGCAAAGTCCGGAACGACAGATTGAGGTTCCGCCGCTGCCTTTAGGGACGCACACGCTCACCGTCCGGGCACAGGATGGTGGAGGCGACATCGATCCTACCCCGGCGGTTTTCCACTTCATCGTCTACTCGTTGCCCTGGCAAAGCAGGAGCTGGTTCCTATGGACGGTGGCTAGCGTGGTTCTTTTGCTCGCCTCCTTTGCGTTCGTCGCCATTCGTGCACGGAGGGAGCTGGCCTCCTACACCCTCACGCTGGAGCAACGTGTTGCCGAAAGGACCGCCGCGCTGGAGGCCGACCTGATCGAACGGCGTCGCGCTGAGGCCGCCTTGCGGGAGAGCGAGGAACGATGGCAGTTCGCGCTGGAAGGCTCCGGCGATGGCCTTTGGGATTGGAACGCGCAGAACAACGAGGTGCACTTCTCGAGCCGCTGGAAATCCATGCTAGGCTACGCCGATCACGAAATCAGTCATCACCTGGAGGAATGGGACACGCGTGTTCATCCTGAGGACAAAGCCCGCGTGCTCGCCACGCTGCGGGCCCACCTGGATGCCCGGATACCCCTCTACGTGAGTGAGCACCGACTGCGCTGCAAGGACGGCTCCTACAAGTGGATCTTGGATCGCGGTAAGGTGATGACTCGCAGTCAGGACGGCCGTCCCATTCGCGTCATTGGCACTCATTCGGACATCTCTGATCGAAAGCGTGTCGAGGCGGCGTTGCTAGAAAGCGAGCAACGGCTGAACGCGACCCTGGATTCGCTGATGGAGGGTTGCCAGATCATCGGGTTCGACTGGACCTACATTTACGTCAACCGAGTTGCCGCCCAGCAGGGACGGCGGAGCCGGGAAGAGTTGATCGGAAGGAAGATTACCGACATCTATCCTGAAGTGGAGCGAACGTCCCTCTATTCCGCATTGAAACAGTGCCTGGTCGAACGGATTTCTCAGCGCATTGAAAATGTTTTCACGTATGCCGACGGCAGTTCCGCCATCTTTGATCTGGAGATCCGGCCGGTGGCAGACGGGCTCTTTATCCATTCCATCGATGTGACGGCACGGCGTCGGGCCGAGCAGGAACGCGAACGCCTGGTGCTGCTTGTCGAGCACAGCGCCGATTTCATTGCCACCGCCGCGCTGAACGGTCAGTTGACCTACCTGAATCCGGCTGGGCGTCGGATGATTGGCTTCGGTGAGACTGAGGACATCCGGACGCTGAACTTTGCCGATTACGTGCCCGACCGGTGGCGGTCGTGGTTTACCGACACGATCGTACCCCTCGTTCGGGAAAAAGGCGTTTGGGATGGCGAGATGCAGCTCTTCCATCTGCAGACCAAGCAACTGATCGACATCTCCCGCTCCATGTTTCTCGTCCGGAACCGAGAAACGGGGGAGCCCATTGGTTTTGCCACGGTCACACGCGATGTAACCGCCCGCCGGGCCTCGGAAAAGGCCCTGCTTGAAAGCGAGGAACGCTTTGCCAAGGCCTTTCAGGCAAACCCTGCCATCATTGCGATCAGTACTTATCCGGAGGGTAGGTATGTGGATGTGAACCAGGCCTTCACCGAATTGCTGGGGTTTTCCCGCGACGAAGTCATCGGACAGACCGCGATGGAACTCGGTGTCTGGTCGATTCCGGCTCAACGCCTGGCCATCACCGAAGCTCTAGAAGCTCGCCAGCCCGTCCGGGGAGCCGAGTGTCAGCTCCGTTCCAAGTCCGGCGCTCTTCTCACCGTGCTCGCTTCCGTGGAGCAAATTGAGCTGAGCGGAAAGCGCTGCCTGCTGTTCATCAATCATGATATCACCGACCGGAAATCTTCCGAGAGAATGGTGCAGGAAACCCAGTCGCGATTTCAGCAACTTGCGGAAAACATCCGCGAGGTGTTTTGGTTGACTAACGCCGACAAGACTCAAATGCTCTACGTCAGCCCGGGATACGAACGCATCTGGGGGCGATCTTGCGAAAGCCTTTACCAGTCTCCCGGTTCCTGGCTCGAGGCCATTCACATCGATGACCGCGAGCGGGTGGGCAACTCACTTGCCCAGAACCAGTCGCAGGGAACCTATGACATCGAGTATCGCATCCTGAGGCCTGACGGTTCGGTCCGATGGATTCACGATCGTGCGTTTCCAGTCAAGGCCGATTCAGGGGCCATCTATCGTATCGCTGGGATCGCCGAGGATGTCACCGACCGCCGCCAACTCGAAGCCCAGTTTAGACAGGCCCAGAAGATGGAGGCGTTGGGCACCCTCTCGGGTGGCATCGCTCATGATTTCAACAACATTCTGGGAGCTATCTTCGGAAATGTTCACCTGGCCACCCTCGATCTGGATGCCAACCATCCGGCCTCGGCGAGCTTGAACGAAATCCAGAGGGCAGCGAACCGAGCTCGGGACCTTGTCCGGCAGATCCTCGCCTTCAGTCGTCAACAGCCCAAAAGCCGGCAGAACATTCCTCTGGGGCCGGTGATTCAGGAGGCGGTAGGGCTGTTACGGGCCAGCCTGCCGGCCGGGATTGAGCTGATCAAGACACTGGATCCCACGGCGCCGAGCGTGTTCGCCGACGCCACGCAGATCCACCAGATTGTCCTCAACCTCTGCACCAACGCTTGGCACGCCATCGGTGAAGGGCCTGGACGGATCGAGATTCGACTTCAGTCCGTGAAGATTGAGGGACGAGACCCGGCACCTTCCCCGGATCTACACCGAGGCGTCTATGCCTGCCTGTCGATCATCGACAATGGGCACGGGATGGACGCTTCGACATTGGACCGGATTTTCGAACCGTTCTTCACTACCAAGGAACCGGGCCGCGGCACCGGCCTGGGACTGTCGGTCGTGCATGGCATCGTGAAATCACACGATGGGGTGATCCGTGTGTTCAGCCAGCCCGGACAGGGCACGGCCTTTCATCTTTACTTCCCTGGAGTCGGTGCGGAGAGCGGCGGACCCGCACTCGCGGCTCGCTCCCTCCGTAGAGGTGCCGGCGAGCGAATCCTCTATCTCGACGATGAACAACCACTGGTGGATTTGGCGGTCAAGATGCTGCATCGCCTCGGCTACGAAGCCGATGGTTACACCGATCCTGGCACCGCCTTGAGGGCGTTTAAAGCCAATCCTGAGTTCTACCAGTTGGTCATCACGGATCTGCACATGCCGGGGATTTCCGGCATCGAGTTTATCCAGGCCATTCGAAAGCTTCATCCCACTATCCCAATTATGCTCAGCTCGGGACATCTCACTGACGATGTCGTCGCCCGAGTTCACAATCTGGGCGTGACCCGCCTGCTTCACAAACCGAACACGCTGGACGATTTCAGCGGTTGCCTGCACGAGCTGCTTCACCAACGTCAGCCTTAA
- a CDS encoding immunoglobulin domain-containing protein: MSSVLRSLTFSLMVFKALLISGNAWGETRVPLEHAWNYTILTWPHSSDWASPSYDDTKWLKREAVIVRSPLAIGRSLALRTTFVFDGEPRQVALKLSHFIGGGAVFYLNGLEVGRFNLSNDAPLPGWTACEVGPTNVVLNFLVVDSGALRAGTNVLAAEVFPRLAEKVERSYILPAIFGLSLDDVPIGSVRIDSQPRGSSVLSGQSVTLESVASGEGSLNFQWEKDGVPLEGRRTPQLQIASASLQDAGIYRVRVWNESSELWSNPVGLNVIPSGQAGAIDPSWFTTFAPLASDSIATIAQVYRQKDGGMLVAGSFSQVQCTPGFSGVARLRVDGTPDPSFQAPQLTELTSANAFKVHAVRELMNGKIIVGGIFGRVNGDSRMLVAWLNPDGTLDSSRFLRDSRGPLLFVTPKRVEAIVELENGQLLIGGEFGVYSGARLYASLIRVNEDGTLDEGFRPPLPADCGARAIQVLPSGKYLIGGRYIGYWDADRTAYSGDLLRLEADGTLDSTFPKFPGMNEVNCIVPAPDGSIYVGALRTTSGCNNLLHLPVDGEPDPFFGGELCRQFAVHSLAVQSNGALIVNGTHRFRPDGVKDKTFGGQPPQGDGNPHARQLICLSDDRVLAVGNFLNWDDQYTGPSVVLQAPFYPPELRVEIVRPGVLRVLWPEWAKGYELQSAERMNEAEGSWSAVSTAEAELVAGHWRLSIKASDSTAFYRLKRN, from the coding sequence ATGAGCTCTGTGCTGAGATCTCTCACTTTTTCCCTGATGGTGTTCAAAGCACTCCTGATCTCCGGGAACGCGTGGGGAGAGACGCGAGTGCCGCTCGAGCATGCGTGGAATTATACGATACTGACTTGGCCGCATTCGTCCGATTGGGCAAGTCCTTCCTACGATGATACCAAGTGGCTCAAGCGGGAGGCTGTGATCGTTCGATCGCCGCTTGCGATCGGGCGGTCTCTAGCATTGAGAACGACTTTCGTCTTCGACGGAGAACCTCGGCAAGTCGCCCTCAAGCTTTCTCATTTTATCGGCGGGGGCGCAGTGTTCTACTTAAACGGATTGGAAGTGGGCCGCTTTAATTTATCCAACGACGCACCTTTACCTGGTTGGACGGCGTGCGAGGTGGGCCCCACCAACGTCGTTCTCAATTTTCTGGTCGTGGATTCAGGGGCTCTCCGCGCGGGGACCAATGTTTTGGCCGCTGAGGTGTTCCCGAGACTGGCGGAGAAAGTGGAACGATCCTACATTCTACCCGCCATATTTGGTCTGAGTCTGGACGATGTGCCGATCGGATCCGTCAGGATCGACTCTCAGCCCAGGGGGAGCTCCGTGCTCTCGGGTCAATCGGTTACCCTGGAATCGGTGGCATCCGGGGAGGGGAGCCTGAATTTTCAGTGGGAGAAGGACGGCGTTCCACTTGAAGGGCGACGCACACCCCAGCTTCAGATCGCATCAGCATCTCTGCAGGACGCGGGGATCTATCGAGTTCGTGTCTGGAATGAGTCGAGTGAGTTGTGGAGCAATCCTGTCGGGTTGAATGTGATCCCTAGCGGGCAGGCCGGAGCCATTGATCCGTCCTGGTTCACGACCTTCGCTCCGTTGGCCAGCGACAGTATCGCGACCATTGCTCAGGTTTACCGTCAGAAGGACGGAGGGATGTTGGTCGCAGGAAGTTTCTCCCAAGTCCAGTGCACCCCTGGGTTTTCGGGAGTCGCGCGGCTGCGAGTTGACGGGACCCCTGATCCGTCGTTTCAGGCCCCTCAACTTACCGAGCTGACCTCCGCCAATGCCTTTAAGGTTCATGCAGTTCGCGAGCTGATGAACGGGAAAATCATCGTCGGCGGCATCTTTGGACGGGTCAATGGGGATTCCCGGATGCTTGTTGCTTGGCTGAATCCCGATGGGACTCTGGACAGTTCCCGGTTCCTGAGGGATTCCCGGGGACCCCTCCTTTTCGTAACCCCCAAACGCGTCGAAGCGATCGTGGAACTGGAGAATGGACAACTGCTGATTGGCGGGGAGTTTGGGGTTTATTCCGGGGCCCGGTTATATGCCAGTCTGATTCGTGTCAACGAGGATGGAACCCTTGATGAGGGCTTTCGTCCGCCTTTGCCCGCGGACTGTGGAGCCCGGGCCATACAGGTACTGCCGAGCGGGAAATATTTGATTGGTGGACGATACATCGGTTACTGGGATGCCGATCGAACCGCCTATAGCGGCGACCTGCTTCGCCTCGAGGCGGACGGCACCCTGGACTCGACCTTTCCCAAATTCCCTGGGATGAACGAGGTGAACTGCATTGTTCCGGCGCCGGACGGATCGATCTACGTCGGGGCCCTTCGGACGACTTCCGGCTGCAACAACCTGTTGCACCTCCCGGTCGACGGCGAGCCTGACCCCTTTTTTGGAGGCGAGTTGTGCCGCCAGTTCGCGGTTCATTCGCTAGCCGTCCAGTCGAACGGCGCCCTCATTGTCAACGGCACGCATCGTTTCCGTCCGGATGGTGTTAAGGACAAGACCTTTGGTGGGCAGCCTCCGCAGGGTGATGGCAATCCACATGCGAGGCAGCTGATTTGTCTTTCCGATGATCGTGTTCTGGCCGTCGGTAACTTTTTGAACTGGGACGATCAATACACCGGGCCTTCCGTTGTCTTGCAGGCTCCATTTTATCCCCCGGAGCTGCGGGTCGAAATCGTTCGGCCGGGGGTTCTCCGGGTCCTATGGCCCGAATGGGCGAAAGGTTACGAGCTTCAGAGCGCGGAGCGTATGAATGAAGCGGAGGGGAGTTGGTCCGCAGTTTCTACCGCTGAGGCTGAGTTGGTGGCCGGACATTGGCGGCTGTCGATCAAGGCTTCTGATTCGACGGCGTTTTACCGTCTCAAACGGAATTAA
- a CDS encoding YcxB family protein yields MRIKTTITQDDYAAFVKHVARFVSPPAGNKTIQRLIGVGVGLAIAFVASVVDLSAHAKTLALFFSGVIAGIVLLLAVISGISRRQMLRMRPAEDGFILGSQETILEDEALRQKSEHHQALFQWSLLRQIHVAEQHVFIMFDRVAGIILPRRDFSSDEERERFVNEIEQRSGKRRT; encoded by the coding sequence ATGCGCATCAAGACCACGATCACTCAAGATGACTATGCGGCTTTCGTGAAGCACGTCGCCCGCTTTGTGTCTCCCCCCGCGGGAAATAAGACGATCCAGAGATTGATTGGAGTCGGTGTCGGCCTTGCCATTGCCTTCGTCGCATCCGTCGTGGATTTATCTGCGCATGCCAAGACTTTGGCTTTATTTTTTTCCGGAGTAATTGCCGGAATCGTTCTTCTCTTGGCAGTGATTAGCGGAATCTCGCGCCGGCAGATGCTGCGCATGCGGCCAGCGGAGGATGGTTTCATACTCGGTTCACAGGAGACGATTCTAGAGGACGAAGCCCTTCGTCAAAAGTCCGAGCATCACCAGGCTCTTTTTCAGTGGTCGCTTCTTCGTCAGATTCACGTTGCCGAACAGCATGTTTTCATCATGTTTGACCGAGTCGCAGGCATTATTCTGCCAAGGCGTGATTTTTCATCTGACGAAGAGCGAGAGAGATTTGTAAACGAGATTGAACAACGGTCCGGCAAGCGAAGGACATAA